The nucleotide sequence ACAAGCGCGACCTGTCCATGGTGCTGCTGCTGGCCGACCTCATCGAGAAGTCCCCGACCTATCGCGGCACGTCGTCGTCGCCGTAGGGGGAGAGGGAGAACGACGAGGATAATCGGGGCGCTGCCCCGAACCCCGCCGGGGGGATGATCCCCCCGGACCCCGCCAAGGGTGGGGTGAATTTTGGAGCCGCGAGCGGTTCCGCGCTCCCTGGGCACGGGGAAGGCGGGGCCGGTCGCGGCTTTTTTGGCGTGGGGCGGGGCGATACTTGACCGGGGTGTGCCGCCGTTCTAACATTTGTTCATACTCGTCAAGGAGGGGACCATGCGCGCGACGGTGACGCAGATCGGCAATTCCACCGGGATCATCCTGCCCAAGGAAGCGGTGGCCCGGCTGAAGGTGCAAAAGGGCGACAGCGTGTATCTGACCGAGACGCCCGAGGGCTATGCGGTCACGCCCTACGATCCGGCTTTCGAGGAACAGATGGCGGCGGCGCGCAAGGGCATGGCGCGCTATCGCAACGCGCTGCGGGAGCTGGCCAAGTGACGGACTGGAAGTGGGTGTCCGAGGCGGTGGTGGTGGCCGTGCACGGCGAGCAGCTGGCCGCCCACGGCGGCGGCGCGGGCGTGCGCGACCGGGGGTTGCTGTCCTCGGCCCTGGCCCGCCCCCGGCATCTGGCCGGCTACGGCGCGCCGGACGCCTGCGCCCTGGCGGCGGCCTACGCGTTTGGGCTTATCCGCAACCATCCCTTTATCGACGGCAACAAGCGCACCGGATTTTTGACCGCCTTCGTGTTTTTAGAGATCAACGGCTGGGAATTGACGGCCACCGAAGCCGAGGTGGTGGCGGCGGTGCTGTCCCTGGCCGCCGGCGAACTCGACGAAGCCGGATTCGCGGATTGGCTGCGGGAGCATGGGGTGGAGGTGGAGTGAGGGCCGGCGGGGTCTAATTGAATTTGCCGGAAAACGGCTTGTCCGGTTCGCGGCCGAGGTCGCGGCAAAATTCTAGATAATCCTCCACGGAATCGGTGAGCGCCTGTTCGAGTTCACTGGCCGACGCGCCTTCGAAGGTCACGGTGTCGCGGATGTTGACCACGCGGCCGTGGAAGAACTTGGCTTCGGCGTCATATTCGAATTCGCCAATGAAGTCCTTGTATTTCATGGTATTAATGGGGTTGTCTGGGCGTTTGGGAGGGGCGAGTGAAGTGTATATTCGTTGACGTGTAAAGGTTTATTGTATTAGTGGAAAGAAAAATATCGAGGATTGAAAATTATGAAAAAAATGTTCCCTGGGTACTATTTGCCGTCTGAGGAAGACTTTGAATCATTATGGAAAGACGGGTTGTTTGTCTTTGATACCAATGTCCTTCTTGATATGTATAGTTATCCTGATGCTGTCCGCGATGTTTTTGAATCTGTATTAAGAAAAATACAGGATAGAATATGGATTCCATTTTTCGTCGGATTGGAGTTCCAACAGAATAGATTTAAAAGAGTATTGCAATCTGAAAAGAATATAAAGTCTTTGCTTGATAAGATACAGAATACTGCAAAAGAGTTAAGCGATGAAGTTGAGAGCATAGAGCTCGAGAAGAGGGCTGTAGGGCTTGAAGATGTTCAAGAACGTCTGAAAGCTGTGAGGGATTCTCATTTGAGTTTGTCTGAAGCTGTTGAGTTGGTATATAAAAAAGTACCTTTGGTTAGTCTTGATGATGACATTGCAAATAAAATATACGATTTATTTGAGGGCAGGATTGGTTCGGCTGTTGAAAATCAAGATAAATTGGATAAAATGTTGGTTGGTGCTGATGAGAGATACGTAAACTCAATTCCTCCGGGTTTCCGAGATAGCAAAAAGGATGGTTCCGTATTTTGGGGAGGAGTCGTATATCCTCAGAAGTACGGCGATTTTATTATCTGGAAGCAGGTCATTGATCATGTGTTGAATAGTGGAAATAAAAAAGTTGTTTTTGTTACAGGAGACCGAAAAGAGGATTGGTGGTTTAAGGTTGAAGGGAAGACCCTAGGACCTCACCCGTTGCTAGTAGAGGAAATTTTTCGGATTGGAAAGGTTGATGTTTTTTGGATGTATAGCTCTGATCAGTTTTTGGAGTATGCAGAAAGATATTTAAGAGCGACAGAGGTGACAAAAGAGACAATCGATCAGGTTAAGGAACTAGCTAGTGGAGGTAGTGATCTGCTGGGCGATGAGCCTCGCCATGTTAATGTGTGTTTTGATGTGCTTGAAGACAAAAATGTTGCTGATAGCTATAAGACTTTTATGGAGCATCTTGAAGGCGTTGCTCGCAGAGAGTCTGCGGCCAGTAGTAGTTCGTCCGGTAATTATTATGGAATTGTAGAAGGCAATGTCAAAAATTTAGGAAAGATTTTGGATTTTGTTGTGTATAAATTTAACTGTGAGTATTGTTTAGGAGGGGTTGATTGTTTTGACTTTATTGGAGTGACGGGTAACGCTCGTTTGGGGCTTGTTATTAAGGATGTTTCGGCTGAGAAAAACTGGTTC is from Solidesulfovibrio magneticus RS-1 and encodes:
- a CDS encoding AbrB/MazE/SpoVT family DNA-binding domain-containing protein, which encodes MRATVTQIGNSTGIILPKEAVARLKVQKGDSVYLTETPEGYAVTPYDPAFEEQMAAARKGMARYRNALRELAK
- a CDS encoding type II toxin-antitoxin system HicB family antitoxin, which produces MKYKDFIGEFEYDAEAKFFHGRVVNIRDTVTFEGASASELEQALTDSVEDYLEFCRDLGREPDKPFSGKFN
- a CDS encoding type II toxin-antitoxin system death-on-curing family toxin, producing the protein MTDWKWVSEAVVVAVHGEQLAAHGGGAGVRDRGLLSSALARPRHLAGYGAPDACALAAAYAFGLIRNHPFIDGNKRTGFLTAFVFLEINGWELTATEAEVVAAVLSLAAGELDEAGFADWLREHGVEVE
- a CDS encoding PIN-like domain-containing protein, translated to MKKMFPGYYLPSEEDFESLWKDGLFVFDTNVLLDMYSYPDAVRDVFESVLRKIQDRIWIPFFVGLEFQQNRFKRVLQSEKNIKSLLDKIQNTAKELSDEVESIELEKRAVGLEDVQERLKAVRDSHLSLSEAVELVYKKVPLVSLDDDIANKIYDLFEGRIGSAVENQDKLDKMLVGADERYVNSIPPGFRDSKKDGSVFWGGVVYPQKYGDFIIWKQVIDHVLNSGNKKVVFVTGDRKEDWWFKVEGKTLGPHPLLVEEIFRIGKVDVFWMYSSDQFLEYAERYLRATEVTKETIDQVKELASGGSDLLGDEPRHVNVCFDVLEDKNVADSYKTFMEHLEGVARRESAASSSSSGNYYGIVEGNVKNLGKILDFVVYKFNCEYCLGGVDCFDFIGVTGNARLGLVIKDVSAEKNWFKKVVDGYWLSRYSAATGGVVDDFAVILLVPSEVIYEASSFSWRKMVDQSLKSFVLKYKPRAVVVGVFVGGEFKEIISVCP